A section of the Alligator mississippiensis isolate rAllMis1 chromosome 8, rAllMis1, whole genome shotgun sequence genome encodes:
- the GPR174 gene encoding probable G-protein coupled receptor 174 — translation MKTNMTTDNSICHNNTDLKCYYAITYTFILVPGLIGNVLALWVFYGYMRETKRAVIFMINLAIADLAQILSLPLRIFYYLSGTWHFGGGLCMFCFYLKYVNMYASIYFLVCISVRRFLFLMYPFRFSDCKRIYDIYISIIGWIVVCIGCLPFPLLRQNGTNMSNCFVDLPVKDIDLPLSIAMMTLGELFGFVTPLLIILYCSWKTILSLKEKNSVSHDLGEKKKALKMILTCAVVFLICFAPYHISFPLDFFVKTKKIEDQHAQNVITVFHAVALCLASLNSCVDPVIYYFTTDEFRRRLSRQDLQDSMQLCNKGYAKKAPQSCVEG, via the coding sequence ATGAAAACAAACATGACAACTGACAACTCGATCTGTCACAACAACACTGACCTTAAATGCTACTATGCAATTACATACACTTTTATCTTGGTTCCTGGATTAATAGGAAATGTTCTAGCTCTGTGGGTTTTTTATGGTTACATGAGAGAAACGAAAAGGGCTGTGATCTTTATGATCAATCTCGCCATTGCTGATTTAGCACAAATTTTATCTCTGCCCCTACGGATATTCTACTACTTGTCTGGAACatggcactttggaggaggtctCTGCATGTTTTGTTTCTACCTTAAATATGTGAACATGTACGCAAGTATCTACTTCTTGGTTTGCATCAGTGTAAGACGATTTTTGTTTCTCATGTACCCCTTCAGATTTAGCGATTGCAAACGCATATATGACATATACATCAGCATCATTGGGTGGATTGTTGTCTGTATTGGCTGCTTGCCTTTTCCTCTTCTAAGACAGAATGGGACAAATATGAGTAACTGCTTTGTGGACCTTCCCGTAAAAGATATTGATCTTCCCCTCTCCATTGCAATGATGACCCTGGGCGAGTTGTTTGGGTTTGTGACTCCTTTGCTAATAATACTGTATTGTTCATGGAAAACGATCTtatcattaaaagaaaagaattctgtttcccatgacctgggtgagaaaaaaaaagctttaaagatGATTCTCACCTGTGCTGTGGTGTTTCTAATTTGCTTTGCACCTTATCATATCAGCTTCCCTTTAGATTTTTTTGTTAAAACCAAAAAGATAGAAGACCAGCATGCCCAAAATGTGATTACAGTATTTCATGCCGTGGCTTTGTGCCTTGCCAGTTTAAATTCCTGTGTAGACCCAGTTATATACTACTTTACTACAGATGAGTTCAGGAGACGACTTTCAAGACAAGATTTGCAAGACAGCATGCAGCTATGTAACAAAGGCTATGCTAAAAAAGCCCCTCAGAGCTGTGTAGAAGGGTAA